attataaatagcCTAATCagacatattttatatctgcATTCAGTCTAAAATAGGAGATCTGTAAATAGGATTTagtgaaatgtaatttttagaaataagaccattaaagaaaaaggtaaTTTCTTACTTATAATTTAAGTATAATGTGACTCATAGCAATAGAATGTTCCTATGCACATTGGATGTAActgttttcaaaattatattatgtagtaacagatttttgtaacattggcctgacaaattttttatacaataagaatatacaagaaaatgttatttcaaaCGAACGAAGTAACAGATGAAATGTATCAATTCTAACAGAAATAatcatttccataaaattgtATGCAAAGAAGTGTTGGTTGCAGATAAAGTTCCTCATCTGAAACGATCATGGTATCGATCGTAGACATTAACATTATAGAAGAGGGAATAAAAAAAGCGGTGCTTggaaagataatataaaatataaaattttttaatatctaaatatgTAGATAACATCCCCTtcgtttgtaataaaatagcGTTATTAATGTGTTAGGACCGAAAACGAATTACCATTTGTCATACCATTACAACTGTTTATTTTGTCgataatgtaacatataatataattgcatAGTTAAAAGCACgcaaaataaacattttgataagtgagataattaaaattggtTTACCAAAGTTTGCAAAAAGCAGGAACACATTTAAAAAGCATATCTAATAAATATGAagagtttatttataaacatatatttagtaacATGTTTTTTTTGTTTGCCGCTTATTTTAAGCcctaattttctttttctcagaTACCTTTAATTGTACCAAATCTgtttaatttgcataaataggtaacataatttaaaataattcagaagGTATTTAAGagttttaaagaatttatatttttagacaaTGCAGagcaatatttcttttaatttatacactatatttattatttatatttattcgtttatttacaCTACCTtcatattctaaataaataagatgCCTTACAGGGAATATACTGATGTATGGAGGAAATATACAGGgatacaattacaattttagattttatttgattatattgTATGCTTCAGCATACTAAAGAATACATGAAGCAAGTAAAAAAATGTGATTGTTGCGAACCACAAGCACGcgatgtaataatttatacaccAGATAAAACTAAACGAGATATCTGTTAATCGTGCGATGTACGGAATAGATAAGACTAAAATATAAGttagaagattaaaaataaaattcaacgttaTCGCACAGTCGCATTAATAAACTTACCTATACACTATGATCACAGTTACATTCATAATTATTGTAAGTTATTACATGTCATTATCGTCTTTatcatcattattatcatattttactgtatatatgtacattctGGTTATAAATAGGTGTatgttcaattaattaaatataatctgGTTTGAAAGCCTATGACTAGTGATACCTATTTTCTCATCAATGACAGTATGACTGAGATAATACTATCGCAATCCGATATAAATGAAGCTTCAAACAATTATGAGTAATAACAATTACtatatcataatttaaaaacaattctaTGCCTCTCCTTTAATACACTGTACacatttcttcttcatttcaTCGAATATCTTCATAACATTAAAGTCTTATATCTTTGTTCcacttaaattatttctctgttTACTGATATTTATTGGGGCTAAGTCTGAATGTTATACACACACATCCGCGGAACCAGACCTTTTCGATCACCTCTGGCACATAACAACCACTTACTATCTACCTCTAGAATTACTTTCAGTTTCTCTCCTTCCGCAAATGCAAGATGCCCATTATCTGATGGCATTCTATGCGTGAGTGTGCGAACCTCTCTGGAATTGAGATGCGCGATCTGTTATTTTACTAAtctataaaaaggaaacagaaaGGACAACCAAAGATTAAGCACtaaacttgaaataaaataacgagtATAATGAATCAATATAGtaaagattataaataatatgataaaattgtacaagaattaataaaatgcaaaataataaaaataaaaaatataacttttgataattaaaaattcaatggaTTTGATACACTTAACAACGCATTGAGCGTATCCACTTTTCCTTTACTTACTTAAGTGGCTTTTTTGTAGGATGGTTTCTTGTGGTACTAGTAGTAGTTGGCCGTGGTAAAGACGTAGACGCTGCTCGTCTTTGAGGAGATACTAAATGTTTATCCTTAGACATTACCCCGTAAGACTTGTACGGTAGCGAACTAGGTCGTGTTAAATGAGTTCTTGTTGCTCCTACAATTTCCTGATCCACTCTACTAGTACGCTTTGTTGCATCTTTGTTCCTTACTTCTACTGGCTTTTTTGGAGTAGTTTTCGTCGTTGATAACATGACCGGTTTTTTCAACGATGGAATTCCCGAAATGGGAGATTTTGTGCTTTTAACAGGTCCTGTTGTTGTATTTGATTGTTTTACCGGAGAAGTAAGAAGCCTAGGTATTTTAGATTTTCCTACACTGGTAGGCGTTCTTGTGGGTGACAATGGTGATGATATCGGTGGTTGAATCTTTGCATCTTCTTTTCCAACCATTAATTCCCATTTTTCTTGGAGTTTCCTAAATTTCTCTTCTCCGGATATATTGTCTTCAtcatctattttattttctggaCTATGAGATTTTCTCGATATAGGTTGTCTATTCGATGCTCTATTCAATGGTGAATGTTCTAAACTATCAGTATAATCTTCGGAATCTTCGGAAGCCAGTTTATCGAGAgcacgaaatattttcgaaccTATAGGATTACTTAAGCGTTTTTTAACAGTTTCCATATCTGACTTATTTATACCACCAGGCTTGTCATCGTAGTTTGTATAAGCAACGCACGATCGTGGGCGTACTTTTCTGGGACTAGAAACTATTGCACATGTATCCGTTTTATCAAAATGATGTTCGTTTGCAGCAAGGTCGACATTTCTAAAGTTTACAGCCTGtgaaatatagtaatatagcTTTGATATTATTCTTggtgataaaaattttaacaaaacaaatattgtaaattattcgataatacTAACGTTTATTGTATGATTATTTAAACTGCCGAAACTATTATGAAGTTGACGATATTGATATAAAAGGTCAAGCTGAAATGGGCAAAACGCAAGAggatttaaaatatgtaagaGAGCATCCACAACTTCTCGTGCACTTGCATTGGCCAAAGCTGCTACAAATAagctgttattattataatgtttcCTTAAGATGGATTCCCTTGTACATAAATATGCAAACCATGCGTCCAAAGCTCTTAAACTGTAAAGTTTATAATtcgattataatataatcataatacatgtatatgaaataatgtgatttttttatattgcaatattaacTTACTTTAATAAACCAAATACAAATGCATGAAACTTTAGCATTCCCTCAGTAATAACATCTTCACCATTAATTTTTTGCACTAATTCATTCAATGTTTTAGTAACTGGACCTTGTTGAGAAGATGCTTCAACCACTTGCCAAACACTATTTGTTATTGGTCCAAATGTTGAATTTAAATGTGATTTCAACCCATCTGACATGATGGCATACAAAGCTGGACATAAGTTGCTAACACAGATTTGAGcacattcatttttatcattgtaATTTTGTCTACTATGGATTGATTCAGTGTTCCAATATTTCAGTAACAAATCTACCGCTTTATTTACGGATAATATCATTTCTGGAAATTTACAtgtattcataatttattatattgtatcgtaaaaattaaaattatgttaaaattattagtaatatatttacttcTCTTTTCATCTAAATCCAATTTATTATCTGGACTCATTGCTCTTCTTTCATCTGTGAATACAATATCTTTACTTTGTTCATTTGTAGTAACGTTTAAGTTAccctaaaatatttttcaaaagttaAGCACGTACGAAATTTaacacaaataataataatacaaaagtcGAGTAAAATCACCTTATTGTCTAAATACTTTTTCCTTTGGTTTACGGCAAAACTGACAGTCTTTTTCTGTGATTCTATCATATCAGTAGCTTTGGTAACATCTTTATTCATCCTGAGAGCTAAAAACTTTCTTACATACGATCTTAATTTAACATCGGGATCTTCAGTATCTCCATCACTACTTTGTGACGAGAAACCGCTGCGCTTCAGAAATTCTTCCAGTTGTTTTACGTCGTCTTCGctattttcagaattttcagTCTCTAAGTCTCCGGTATTAGCTATTTCATTTACTCTTTCTGTGTGATATCTTTCTTCCGTCTCATCGACATCTTTTTCTGGATCAGCGACTCGACCACGACATGCTAATTGTAAATcattattcatataatatgGTTCTTGTAAAgacattcttttatttgtttcaggTGATTGATCCTCTATTTCTTCTACATCTCCCATTTCGAACATGCTATATCTCTTACTTGCAGGAACCTtactttttcttaaaatacttCTGGGTAAAGGTGGTCTTGGTGGCACTTTACCGCTAGAAAATTCGGATTCACGATCTCCATGTGGTAAAGAAATCGATCGTTTTGGAAAAGATGGACAGGCTGTTTTTGTCTTACTAATTTGCCTATGAATCTTTTTATCATTACTTACTAAACTGGCCTCAGAACTAATACTATCATAACGGTAAAGATACAATGGATTGGTTGCATTATTTAACGTTTGTTGATTTGTTGAAGAATCAGTTAATATTGTAGAAGATCCTCGATATCCGGAGGATGGTTGTGTCGCGGTACTACTAGTAGAGGATGAATTATTTGGTATGATTTCGCTTATAGTACGAGTTTTATGACGCATTGGAGGggataaacaaaatagaggcttcttcgtttcttcgtgaaTATTGATATGCCTCGAAACTTCTGGTACATCGTGCAAAATTTTCTTGTACTCAGTAGGCAAAAGGAATGTTAACGACTCCCAGTCTTTAACATGTGAAAATCCACGTTGACGTAACGTGTCTATATCATTACATGAGAATGGTCTACCAGATCTACCAGTATGTTTCCAGCTAACTCTATTTTTTCCAAAACATTGCGGCTTTAAAGTTACACAATCTAGCTTTGTATCTTTAATGTTGAGAAACGATAAGTCCGGTAAAGCGTAATTCGGATATACAACATAAACTggttttttattaacaatcgTTTCTCGTAAAGatggattttctttttcttttacaggTGGTATATATACTAGTGATGTTTGAACTGAATTATCCTCTGTCTCAGCTATTGCTTGAATACCTGTCGTTTTGCAAAttggatatttcttttctaatgaTTTGACCCATGCAGTTTTTCGCTGATGTTCGAAAACGTTAGGAATAACATTAATGTCATTTTGGTCGGCATTATTATCGTGTGTTAGATCTGATTTAGACATGTTCTCTGATAGCTCTTCTATAGATGCGGATGATATCATTTCATCCTTTTGTTCACTTATCGTTGATGTATATTTTGGAATGTCGTTAAAACTGTCTTTCtgattttctgtttcttgATTGTTATGTTGATCACTTTTAACccaattaatagaaaaatcacTTTCTGGAACTTGACGTTTAgggatattatttatattttgccGTTGTATTTGCGTATTTGTATTAGTACCACTATCACTAGCACTATTGTTTGTAGGCCATCCATTATCACTAGCAGAGTCAGATTGATCCAATGTAAGACTCATTCCTTCAGCACTCAtacttttttgtttcataaataattttacaagacttaaattttgcaatttctttcctGTTGAATTATGTTCCCCATTATCAgaactttcttcgtttataGACCGACTCATTACAGATCCTGAACTATGTAATTGTTGTACGTGATTATTTGATTCTGCAGAATCAAcctatttcaaaaatattcaaaaaagttatattatgaaatattttctttagaatttgaatataatatgtatttaaaactTACAGAAAAATTGAGAGGCATATTGAGATGGAATTGTGTAGCCTGAGTAAGATCTGGCAAACTTTGACTTCTCTTGTTTGTTACAGATATGATATTTTCCACACCATGTGAAAATTCCggtattgtattattattgcCTGACGGATGACGggttataattttattcatagaagaatgtttcaaattgctccatgttgtatatattttagaatcaGAACATGCCATTGATAAgtctaatacatttttcaaatccgcatttctattataatatgGTTCTACAGTTTCATAAGCTTTTTGCtgtttttctataaaaagaaagttaacagaattaatttatacattacctatacatattttaaagcaTTTACTTTTATACCTTGATTATCAAAATCTTGCGAACCATCTGAATACATTGTAATACTACCCTCAAAAGCAATAGTATAGTTCTCTTTATTATTTGTCTGGCATGTTAGTAGCATATCCTCACAGTCCAGAGAGTCGACGCTATAGCTACCCCCTGGTGGTAGTATGGGTGTCTCTTTCAGAGGAGAGAAGAGTAATGATGATTTGCATATGGAAATTGTATCTGTTGTTGAACAGGCGGAATCTTCTCCCTTTAATACAAAGAGTGATTTTAGAGTAGATTCTACACATTCCTAAATAATTTCATGCATTTTGCAAACTAGCACAGTTCATTTTCATGCACTGTTTAAATTTGAGAATtggatttattaattttaatactttttatttcctatagTTGTTACATAATCAAAtcagtttataattatttcttttattaatcatGCAGAGGAATTGCAAGCAAAtcaagttttattttcatgtcAAGCAAAATTCATGTCAATATagatgtttttatattatcttcagtattaaaaaaacatcAGTAAAAGGaattcaacattttcagcCATTATCATACCTGGCTGCTGGTATGAGGGCTGATTGATGAACCGATGTCAAGTTTTTCCATAACAGATCCAGATATACTGGCATATCGTTCCCTTTGATAGTTAAACTGCCATGATAATGAAGATATAGAATacttttagaatattatttacaacaaCAATGAAGAAACAGGAAATAtcttaaaatgttataaccAAAAACCACTATTAAGAaccatttataaattaaaaaaataacatttaccGAAAGATACCTCAGTTTATCAATGTTAATAAGACTAAAATACATTAGTTCTTATAATATCaagaaagatttatataatatatttgcttGCAAACTATCcacaatgaaaataattgtttctgataattagattatataacttatattacaatataaataaaagattgtataaaatgaataacatacataataatgaattttgcTTACCTCTGAATGCTGAACTGGATCTGTGCACATGACAGGCAATGCTGTAAGCAGAGTATGGATATCTGCTGTACGAAAGCTTTCCATATCAATTTCTGCCAAATTAGCATCCAGATTACGGGCAAGGTCATCATAATAGCCCAGATCTTCTCGAGAATATGAAGCAGAGAGTGAGGACAATACGCTTGGATGAACATGAAGCCCTCCATCTCTGTAGCTagcattttatataaatataaatatatatgtctacaatatataaatgtattataactGTTACTAAAATCTTACCCATAATCAATGAACCATTGATACTCCACATTGTCCTGCACAAATTCAGAGCTAATTAAATCATGTTGAATAGAATCTGTTGCAGGATTGGAGTTACAATCAGATCCTGGTGTTTGTGGATCTTCCATCATTGCAGCCCCTTTGCCTGCACCTAAAATACATTATGCATCATCAGTAAGCaatcattaaattatacaatagtTAAAAAACCATGAAAAACAGACCATATCTTGCATAGACAAAGTGCTTTTGTGGTTTGTTAaacatgtttctttttttcaccaATATAACATTGAAAATCACGCATAACGCAACGATTTCTGCTACTAAAAGTTACGTGGATTGATcataattaatgtatttacATTGTTTATACTCTGATTACAGCTCATGACAGGCTCCCAAGTCTGTCAAACctttataacgttgtattcCGCGTGTCACACAAATCATGTAGGAAAATAAGGATTGAGCGTATGAAACTGAACGTGGCTTCGgtgttattacattattacaagAAAGATAATGGTACATGATAACCATTCTTTGTTAATGTAACGCTCACATAGTCGTAGTATCACGGTAATGGTAACGAATTACATTTCTGGAGCACCACGGTAGATCACTTACTCCGACATTATTGATAAAGTTATCAACGATGCACTGATAAACATGTCAGGAGTTTCTCTTCGTGCACCGTGGAATGTTCACGATAGATAAAGAAGTGTCAGCCAATGACGTCAGGCTAAGGTTATGGCGGACGCATTTGAGTAAATGCGCTCGTGTCCCGTATCGGAGATGATCAAGGCTGCGCGTCATCGAGACAGTTAAGAGGGCGTGCTTTAAGGTTAGTTGtctcgtaataaataattaattaatcgaccgcaatgtattaattttagtttggGAAATCGATGATGCTGTGAGAGAAACATGCACGGCGTAGATAGCGATGTGCTTCGAAATGATTTGAATCGCTTTGAATATCCACGTATGACAAAAAATTAGAATCTCTTCGAacataattcgatatttttgaaaaacttGACGATTGAATCTTAAATCTTGATATATAGATATTGAATTTCTTAAATCTTGGAGGCATTTAATATCTCATATATGATCTTTCATAGTATATTCgatcttcaatattttatataagatacataacatataaaatataagatagaCTTTTTTGAAGATTATGAAACCCATCAAGGCTTTCAAGAACTTTAAACATCGAATCATGTTCACAGTACATAGTAGAAATGTTCGAATCATTTCGAAATTcaaatgtaaatgtttattactAGGTATTAGGCACATAACAAATAACTTGTTTAGGAATTACCGAaacatcaaaattaataattggatAATATTCTATAGAGATgcttattatttgttaaatatgattaaaaagCATGAATTTCGTACATAAATTGATTgttaacataatatttcataccACACCATGCAATGTgatgaaagtaattaaaaacattaagtaaaagtataaatatccTACGTGACTTaactttattatatgtatgtacatgttaGATTTACTTCTATATTTAGTATCAGATACATATGTGGGCGACACAATAATAGACAAAGTTATAAACATCGCAAACTAGATATAGTAAGATAGTTCATAGTTCACTGTCATTCATAGTTAACGACTATAGTTAACAACTCAATGAATAGCCATACACGTTTTCAAGAATCTTCAATTCATCTTCATAGACAGACTAAAATAATGCATTGATATAGTAtaatgagaagaaaaagagaaaggttgTTTTGAATACGAGTTCCAAATCGTACCTCGAATAATTCTTTTCCATCGCATCGCCACGGTCGCTTAGGTTTTTTGTtctacagaaaatatttacatttgatAAATGTTATCCGAAAACACTCATGCTCACGACCATATGGCGACAATCCGCCCGTCACTCATAGGACTTAGGAATTCATTTCAACTGCGCCTATGGACTATGGAATACGATTGCTCATGCGGCGCATGAGCATTACCAATCCAGCGTAAAGGGTGGGCAAAAGGAAATCGGATACAACACGCCTGAATTAAGGCTACGATACGATACGCTAGATTTCTTTTGTCGCTTATCGGAAACATTCACATTTGAGTAAAAGATTCTTTCTACATTCTTCCATAGAATCATTGCttaaaattctactttaattCACTCGGATATGCTAATAAAATCTTTGTGTTGATATTTCAATTCATATTCtatagataaattttcatagcatatatatttttgtaattctcAGCTAATTTAACTATTATGTTAggaataacataatatttcatttataatccTTTTTAGTCAATTTACATTATTGAATTCCACTTTTCTTCATTGAGTGTTGAGTTTTGCTAATTTACTTAGCTTTTATGATTGTATGAAGTTTagtgaaattgaattatttatagaattatcataaattacGTCAAACTGACACCTGTTCTAAAAACTAtagatgaaaaaaattttcaacttaagaaatatttttatacaaccTCTTTGGTAGACAAGGAAAACCTGTATGCAAGAAAATACCCTCGACATATCGGTCtaagttacaaaaatattattgtttcttgcttaatttttatgtttctttcttctctcatGTATTAAAGTCGCATTATTTTACTGCTTATCTCTTGCTAGGTTAATACCACGAAGAGTAACCTACTAAAATGTTTCAGCAATACAAAAACTTGACATTGCTaagtaatttgtttttcgCATTTTTGCGAAGCTTTagctaattttatttcaagatgcaacttaaatattattaaattgagTAAATGCGATTGATATGGTATTAGATAGTTAAACCTGTCGAAGGTTGTGCATATGTATACAAAGTCTTAATATCAAGTGTTAGTTGCGGTTTTACACGTCTGAGGAAAAATCTTTCATGGTACTTCGTTCGCCAGTGTCGAAGGTACTGGATAATTTTAGCAAATCGCAGAAGAAGCGAGGGAAGAAATTCAAGAGGCAAACTTCGCGACTCGACGAAAATTTTCGCATGAACTGATGAAACTTAATCCCACGATCTTTTTGCCAAAGAGACTGAATTCACTTGGCTTGGTTtccatttgcaattttttcatgACCAAATAAATCCAACAAATCTATtctaatttaacaaaattctttttctgtactttattcggcattttttcatattcgaATTCATATCCGTACTAGTTgcaatgtttctttaaaatctaGGAACATTATTTCTTACTATTTGggtttgttttaaaaaaataagaagaaatttttaatgatcttaaatcaaatgaaattgtGATACGCATATATTATGAATCACCATACGATCATGTTGCGCATTCATATATACTTAAACGTTTCGGATatcgtacaattatttttgCCTGTGCACACATGTAAAATACTCCTACACCGAATACGCTACCCGAAATAGTGGAACAAGGCGTCATTTCTTACATATGTAGCCGTGGGAGAATTTTACATTAGAAGACATTTCTTTAACTTTTCCAGAGAACTTAACAGTAGcatatatgttttaattacatatcTTGTATGGAAATGCAATTCTTCAAACTGTGTGTCTGAATTGATGTTATTATTCTATCATATTGAACAATAGCTATTTACTAGTGACTGTTAATACGCGCAGCCttggataataaaataatttcaacataaGTTTACTACTTTTTGTATATTCCATGCTTTCTGTAAATGAAGTATTTCAAAAAAAGTAAGATATCTGAAGAGATGCAAACGTAATGAAGAAGCGAGGAAAACAGCAAGGTTAATGATAATTCAGCTGACCAAACATGAAACAGAAGCAAAAAGATCAAAATCATATATGGAttttatacgaagaaaaaatttgGGACTCGAAcctaaatttttctattacatacATACTAGATTACTACTTTATCAAATGAGCTGTTCCACTCATTAAcaaaattcgtatttataaGCTTAATCATCGTTGTTGACAGTATATTCAGATACTAACACCTAAACATGAactaaaaatatgttacatataatgtataattgattttctatattcttacGATTATAAAATAGGCAATTGCATTTTTCATTAAGTCGTCGGTAATACTTTCGTTCCTTCCTTGGTTTGCCATAGTAGAGATGTGGCGGTCGTGCAGGCGCTTGGAATGGTGGACTCATACGACCCACAGAGAACTCTGCTATTTTCATGATGACGCACAACAAAAGCACTATCATCATTTGTCAATATTCAGCGTTTTTATTGTTCTATCACGTTACAACATAGTAGTAACGCTTTCTCATTGGGTAACCAGTTAAAAGTGTTTCACGAAGATTCTCGAGAGAAACTCGATCCAAGACACACGCGTTTTAATAATCTAAcaaatagataatatttacACAAAGGTTTATTAATTGTTCAGATGCGAGTATATCGAAGCTTTTTTGTTcatctttttaaaatgttcACTTTTCATTATTCCACCATAGACGgtacacatatgtatgtacatttatCACTTCAAAGTTACATCACGAATGGGAACAACTCCTGCGACACTCTACGGTCTTCCGTCGCTTTCctatatgaaagatatttgCACTTTGATGAACAAAATATGCACGCGTAAAACACAGTCGATTACACGTCTCTGTTCGAGCCGATGACACCTTTCAAAGATGCCTTTGTTTATAGCACACCACTTCGTTTCTACGTTTACATCGCGAACAATGAACAGGCATATCGTCGTAGTTGAACCCACGTTTCCGGTTTTACTGCCAGATAAACGCGACGTCCATGCGCGAAGAGTGTGCAACTGCACGAATCTTGAAGAATTCAAGTATCAAACACTTTACACTGATTTCTACTACGAAAAAGAGATACATATTACAATTGTTAAGTCTTATGTATTTTGAATTACTTGTCAAACGAAAtctttgtttacattttaagACTAAACAAAACGAGACAAACTTGATTTCTAATTCTTACTAAACACACGAAACAAAATGGCGTTTCAAATATTGTAAGTAGATTAATCTTGTAATGGCACACC
This genomic window from Bombus pyrosoma isolate SC7728 linkage group LG4, ASM1482585v1, whole genome shotgun sequence contains:
- the LOC122567046 gene encoding uncharacterized protein LOC122567046 isoform X1, with product MMIVLLLCVIMKIAEFSVGRMSPPFQAPARPPHLYYGKPRKERKYYRRLNEKCNCLFYNRAGKGAAMMEDPQTPGSDCNSNPATDSIQHDLISSEFVQDNVEYQWFIDYGYRDGGLHVHPSVLSSLSASYSREDLGYYDDLARNLDANLAEIDMESFRTADIHTLLTALPVMCTDPVQHSEFNYQRERYASISGSVMEKLDIGSSISPHTSSQGEDSACSTTDTISICKSSLLFSPLKETPILPPGGSYSVDSLDCEDMLLTCQTNNKENYTIAFEGSITMYSDGSQDFDNQEKQQKAYETVEPYYNRNADLKNVLDLSMACSDSKIYTTWSNLKHSSMNKIITRHPSGNNNTIPEFSHGVENIISVTNKRSQSLPDLTQATQFHLNMPLNFSVDSAESNNHVQQLHSSGSVMSRSINEESSDNGEHNSTGKKLQNLSLVKLFMKQKSMSAEGMSLTLDQSDSASDNGWPTNNSASDSGTNTNTQIQRQNINNIPKRQVPESDFSINWVKSDQHNNQETENQKDSFNDIPKYTSTISEQKDEMISSASIEELSENMSKSDLTHDNNADQNDINVIPNVFEHQRKTAWVKSLEKKYPICKTTGIQAIAETEDNSVQTSLVYIPPVKEKENPSLRETIVNKKPVYVVYPNYALPDLSFLNIKDTKLDCVTLKPQCFGKNRVSWKHTGRSGRPFSCNDIDTLRQRGFSHVKDWESLTFLLPTEYKKILHDVPEVSRHINIHEETKKPLFCLSPPMRHKTRTISEIIPNNSSSTSSTATQPSSGYRGSSTILTDSSTNQQTLNNATNPLYLYRYDSISSEASLVSNDKKIHRQISKTKTACPSFPKRSISLPHGDRESEFSSGKVPPRPPLPRSILRKSKVPASKRYSMFEMGDVEEIEDQSPETNKRMSLQEPYYMNNDLQLACRGRVADPEKDVDETEERYHTERVNEIANTGDLETENSENSEDDVKQLEEFLKRSGFSSQSSDGDTEDPDVKLRSYVRKFLALRMNKDVTKATDMIESQKKTVSFAVNQRKKYLDNKGNLNVTTNEQSKDIVFTDERRAMSPDNKLDLDEKRKMILSVNKAVDLLLKYWNTESIHSRQNYNDKNECAQICVSNLCPALYAIMSDGLKSHLNSTFGPITNSVWQVVEASSQQGPVTKTLNELVQKINGEDVITEGMLKFHAFVFGLLNLRALDAWFAYLCTRESILRKHYNNNSLFVAALANASAREVVDALLHILNPLAFCPFQLDLLYQYRQLHNSFGSLNNHTINAVNFRNVDLAANEHHFDKTDTCAIVSSPRKVRPRSCVAYTNYDDKPGGINKSDMETVKKRLSNPIGSKIFRALDKLASEDSEDYTDSLEHSPLNRASNRQPISRKSHSPENKIDDEDNISGEEKFRKLQEKWELMVGKEDAKIQPPISSPLSPTRTPTSVGKSKIPRLLTSPVKQSNTTTGPVKSTKSPISGIPSLKKPVMLSTTKTTPKKPVEVRNKDATKRTSRVDQEIVGATRTHLTRPSSLPYKSYGVMSKDKHLVSPQRRAASTSLPRPTTTSTTRNHPTKKPLKEVRTLTHRMPSDNGHLAFAEGEKLKVILEVDSKWLLCARGDRKGLVPRMCVYNIQT